A genomic segment from Papilio machaon chromosome 10, ilPapMach1.1, whole genome shotgun sequence encodes:
- the LOC106718229 gene encoding uncharacterized protein LOC106718229 isoform X2, whose amino-acid sequence MIHEELVQLMKWKQARGRFYPQLSYLIKVNTPRAVMQETKKAFKKLPNIESAMTALSNLKGVGTATASALLAAASPEIAPFMADECIQAIPEMEGSDYTAKEYLNFVKHIRNVCDRLNKEQNGCGKKWSPHMVELALWTHNIVSDLQPQLLGKEPVLPALPEPTNGGSPLPSDESNLEPPATNGNGKLESVNEDTTTSCTEDSMDAKAASPGTPATPATPASPSDNSDSAVSTPRAKRQIEEASSAEENSLGETPGAEAPPMAKKLREATH is encoded by the exons ATGATACATGAAGAATTGGTTCAACTTATGAAATGGAAACAAGCA agGGGAAGGTTTTATCCACAACTGTCCTACCTAATCAAAGTGAACACACCAAGAGCGGTAATGCAGGAAACAAAGAAAGCATTCAAGAAATTGCCCAATATAGAATCAGCAATGACAGCCCTCAGCAACCTGAAGGGTGTAGGTACCGCCACCGCCTCAGCCCTACTAGCAGCAGCCAGCCCTGAAATAGCTCCCTTCATGGCGGACGAATGCATACAAGCAATACCAGAGATGGAAGGGAGCGATTACACTGCCAAGGAATACCTCAACTTTGTTAAACATATTAGAAACGTCTGTGATAGATTAAATAAG gAACAAAATGGTTGTGGCAAGAAATGGTCACCACACATGGTGGAGTTGGCACTATGGACGCATAACATAGTGTCGGACTTGCAGCCACAGCTGCTGGGTAAAGAGCCCGTACTGCCCGCCCTGCCCGAGCCCACCAACGGCGGCTCGCCTTTGCCCAGCGATGAGAGTAACCTCGAGCCTCCTGCCACCAATGGCAATG GTAAGCTTGAGTCAGTGAACGAGGACACGACGACGTCGTGCACGGAGGACTCTATGGACGCTAAGGCTGCCTCGCCCGGCACCCCCGCGACCCCCGCCACACCCGCCTCGCCCTCCGACAACTCCGACTCCGCCGTCAGCACGCCGCGCGCCAAACG gCAAATAGAAGAAGCGAGTTCAGCTGAGGAGAACTCTTTGGGCGAGACGCCGGGGGCGGAGGCGCCGCCGATGGCCAAGAAGCTGCGGGAGGCCACGCACTGA
- the LOC106717992 gene encoding protein asunder produces the protein MFPTNHKTIFVLDHTPYFGISSDFPIEFDVSKSRGPGYVPLPPVCKSLWTCSVEAAVEYCRIVWDLFPEGKLIRFVVSDSAAHLLNTWAVAQQNLTHILNGLSLVGPVRRGAGGDVVGLCAAIEALGEPSPTQSSRPTTERLFQNRGRIICITSARDDDSIRSLAEIALNALVQQNKKLSMVPPTTSADADNTQSLVVHYCHLVIVNVTPEKIETRVNNQPLTEMGGGLMGVEVIVSRASALANLLGRLVLPHYKLATTTVTGIPMKEEQNASSSANYDVEIIHSSEAHAGLRAAQTAAEALESVVLRWWTPRGAEGGASGCSGPLWRVTPADVASRPSACLVNFLLNGRSVTLEVPRKGGGRSASHVLAAQGGELWIGALGGRMPYDDPPALSEGAGGRVTDYRIKEFGSVMQQNKLLPLRGAGANGRARARLQRHTTYWPLTISSTIIFNLGPVVEPLSRLVVQETLSEAEVEACRGVLLSLLGMESRHESPAAPLPSNVRVKWCGRREDQWRQVWGELEALVRAHAASPAHRALLRTLLECRGHNHSADGESRASVIRATTDSPLSPVGAGGGGGGGAAGSSAGAGDVWAPRNALEALLGAPRPPRRPDFAGRMAAGNRVATLYSHLQDVEAQH, from the exons ATGTTTCCAACTAatcataaaacaatatttgtctTAGATCACACTCCTTATTTTGGAATTTCTTCGGATTTTCCGATAGAATTCGATGTTTCCAAAAGTCGAGGACCAGGATATGTTCCTTTACCGCCGGTTTGTAAATCTTTATGGACGTGCAGTGTAGAAGCGGCTGTCGAATATTGCAGGATTGTGTGGGACTTATTTCCAGAAGGAAAattg ATCCGGTTTGTTGTTAGTGATTCAGCAGCACATTTACTAAACACTTGGGCTGTAGCACAACAAAATTTGACACAT ATTCTAAATGGACTTAGTCTGGTTGGTCCGGTGAGACGCGGAGCAGGCGGTGATGTTGTGGGACTGTGTGCAGCCATAGAAGCACTGGGGGAACCCTCACCTACTCAGTCTTCACGACCCACTACCGAGAGACTATTCCAAAATCG AGGCCGCATTATCTGCATTACAAGTGCAAGGGATGATGACTCAATAAGGAGCTTGGCAGAGATAGCACTCAATGCCTTAGtgcaacaaaacaaaaagttgTCTATGGTCCCACCCACTACTAGTGCTGATGCCGATAATACACA ATCCTTGGTCGTTCACTATTGTCATTTGGTTATAGTGAATGTTACACCGGAAAAGATTGAAACAAGAGTTAACAATCAACCACTTACAGAG aTGGGCGGTGGCCTGATGGGTGTGGAGGTGATAGTCTCAAGAGCAAGCGCACTAGCCAACTTGCTCGGCCGTTTAGTGTTGCCACACTATAAGCTGGCAACAACCACTGTTACTGGCATCCCAATGAAG gaaGAACAAAACGCGAGTTCAAGTGCTAACTACGATGTGGAGATCATTCACTCCTCGGAGGCGCACGCGGGCTTGCGGGCGGCGCAGACGGCGGCCGAGGCACTCGAATCT GTGGTACTGCGGTGGTGGACCCCGCGCGGTGCGGAGGGCGGGGCGAGCGGGTGTAGCGGGCCGCTGTGGCGCGTCACTCCCGCCGACGTCGCGTCACGCCCCTCCGCGTGTCTCGTCAACTTCCTGCTCAATGGACGCTCCGTCACGCTGGAGGTGCCGCG GAAGGGCGGAGGGAGGTCGGCATCTCACGTGCTGGCGGCGCAGGGTGGGGAGCTGTGGATTGGCGCGTTGGGCGGCCGCATGCCATACGATGACCCGCCCGCGCTCTCTGAAGGCGCTGGAGGACGTGTCACTGATTACAG GATAAAAGAGTTCGGTAGCGTGATGCAGCAGAACAAGCTGTTACCGCTGCGAGGTGCGGGCGCTAATGGCCGCGCTCGCGCTCGTCTGCAGCGACACACTACATATTGGCCGCTCACCATCTCTTCCACTATCATATTTAACTTAGGCCCT GTGGTGGAGCCGCTGAGCCGGCTGGTGGTGCAGGAGACGCTGTCGGAGGCGGAGGTGGAGGCGTGTCGCGGTGTGCTGCTGTCGCTGCTGGGTATGGAGTCACGCCACGAgtcgcccgccgcgcccctGCCTTCTAACGTGCG TGTGAAGTGGTGTGGTCGTCGCGAGGACCAGTGGAGGCAGGTGTGGGGGGAGCTGGAGGCGCTGGTGCGCGCACACGCAGCCTCGCCCGCACACCGCGCTCTGCTCCGCACGCTGCTGGAGTGCCGCGGACACAACCACAGTGCAGACG gtGAGTCGAGGGCGTCAGTGATACGTGCGACTACAGACTCCCCGCTGTCGCCTGTGGGCGCGGGTGGGGGCGGGGGTGGGGGAGCGGCGGGGAGCAGCGCGGGGGCGGGCGACGTGTGGGCGCCGCGCAATGCACTAGAGGCCCTGCTGGGCGCGCCCCGCCCTCCCCGGCGCCCAGACTTCGCGGGCCGCATGGCAGCAGGCAACAGAGTTGCCACATTATACTCTCACTTGCAAGATGTCGAAGCACAACATTAg